In the Sporolituus thermophilus DSM 23256 genome, GGCGAATAAGTTTTACGGCATATTCCCATTCTTCGTAATAATCAAAGGAAACGGCGGCCTCGTCCACAATCTTGGCTGGCAAACCACGCTGGCGAAGTTTACTGAAAATTGCTTGTTTGCCATACTTTCCGGCGCGCCGATATTTGTCAAGCAAAAAGCGACAAAGCGCGGCATCATCCAGATAGCCGCGCTCACGCAGCTCCATCACCACGCAATTAACGT is a window encoding:
- a CDS encoding regulatory protein RecX, which translates into the protein MALRLLAGRAYSEQELRIKLLQRGYASYDVNCVVMELRERGYLDDAALCRFLLDKYRRAGKYGKQAIFSKLRQRGLPAKIVDEAAVSFDYYEEWEYAVKLIRRRFGEDYSDSTAIIRYLGAKGFSRAAILQALRHVLQNTDF